In the Camelus bactrianus isolate YW-2024 breed Bactrian camel chromosome 17, ASM4877302v1, whole genome shotgun sequence genome, one interval contains:
- the P4HTM gene encoding transmembrane prolyl 4-hydroxylase isoform X1, protein MAAAAAAAAAGPRPEAVRPRWVPPEHDPARAAAGLGDCEDVPVRPLCKPRGICSRAYFLVLMVFVHLYLGNVLALLLFVHYSNGDESSDPGPQRRAQGPGSAPTLAPLTRLEGIKVGHERKIRLVDDRDHLIRTLSLKPLLFEIPGFLSDEECRLIIHLAQMKGLQRSQILPTEEYEEAMGTMQISQLDLFQLLDQNHDGRLQLREVLAQTRLGNGRWMTPENIQEMYSAIKADPDGDGVLSLQEFSDMDLRDFHKYMRSHKAESSELVRNSHHTWLYQGEGAHHVMRAIRQRACPAECCLLPTRVLRLTQLSPEIVELSEPLQVVRYGEGGHYHAHVDSGPVYPETICSHTKLVANESVPFETSCRYMTVLFYLNNVTGGGETVFPVADNRTYDEMSLIQDDVDLRDTRRHCDKGNLRVKPRQGTAVFWYNYLPDGQGWVGDVDDYSLHGGCLVTRGTKWIANNWINVDPSRARQALFQQEMARLAREGGSDSQPEWALDRAYGDARVEL, encoded by the exons atggcggcggcggcggcggcggcggcggcaggcccGCGGCCTGAAGCCGTGAGACCGCGGTGGGTGCCGCCCGAACACGACCCAGCGCgggcagcagcagggctgggcgACTGCGAGGACGTACCGGTCCGGCCGCTGTGCAAGCCCCGCGGCATCTGCTCGCGCGCTTACTTCCTGGTGCTGATGGTGTTCGTGCACCTGTACCTGGGCAACGTGCTGGCCCTGCTGCTCTTCGTACACTACAGCAACGGCGACGAGAGCAGCGACCCCGGGCCTCAGCGCCGCGCCCAGGGCCCTGGGTCCGCGCCAACCTTGGCGCCCCTCACCCGGCTCGAAGGCATCAAG GTGGGGCACGAGCGCAAGATCCGGCTGGTCGACGACAGGGATCACTTAATCCGAACCCTCAGCCTCAAGCCGCTGCTGTTTG AAATCCCTGGCTTCCTGAGTGATGAGGAGTGTCGGCTCATCATCCACCTGGCACAGATGAAGGGGTTACAGCGCAGCCAGATCCTGCCCACCGAAGAGTACGAAGAGGCAATGGGCACAATGCAAATCAGCCAGCTGGACCTCTTCCAGCTGCTGGACCAGAACCACGATGGTCGCCTGCAGCTCCGTGAG GTCCTGGCCCAGACTCGCCTGGGAAATGGACGGTGGATGACTCCAGAGAACATTCAGGAGATGTACTCTGCGATCAAGGCTGACCCTGATGGTGATG GAGTGCTGAGCCTGCAGGAGTTCTCCGACATGGACCTTCGAGACTTTCACAAGTACATGAGGAGCCATAAGGCAGAGTCCAGCGAGCTGGTGCGGAACAGCCACCACACGTGGCTCTACCAGGGTGAAGGTGCCCACCACGTCATGCGCGCCATCCGCCAGAG GGCTTGCCCAGCTGAATGCTGCCTGCTGCCCACCAGGGTGCTGCGTCTCACCCAACTCTCACCTGAGATCGTGGAGCTCAGCGAGCCACTGCAGGTCGTGCGGTATGGTGAGGGAGGCCACTACCATGCCCACGTGGACAGCGGGCCTGTGTACCCAGAGACCATCTGCTCCCATACCAAGCTGGTGGCCAATGAGTCTGTACCCTTCGAGACCTCTTGCCG CTACATGACAGTGCTGTTTTATTTGAACAACGTCACCGGTGGGGGCGAGACTGTCTTCCCTGTAGCAGACAACAGGACCTATGATGAAATG AGTCTGATTCAGGATGACGTTGACCTCCGTGACACTCGGAGGCACTGTGACAAGGGGAACCTGCGTGTCAAGCCCCGCCAGGGCACAGCAGTCTTCTGGTACAACTACCTGCCTGATGGGCAAG GTTGGGTGGGCGACGTGGACGACTACTCACTGCACGGGGGCTGCCTGGTCACGCGCGGCACTAAGTGGATAGCCAACAATTGGATCAACGTGGACCCCAGCCGGGCACGGCAGGCATTATTCCAGCAGGAGATGGCGCGCCTGGCCCGCGAAGGTGGCTCCGATTCGCAGCCGGAGTGGGCCCTGGACCGGGCCTACGGCGATGCGCGCGTGGAGCTCTGA
- the P4HTM gene encoding transmembrane prolyl 4-hydroxylase isoform X3, with the protein MAAAAAAAAAGPRPEAVRPRWVPPEHDPARAAAGLGDCEDVPVRPLCKPRGICSRAYFLVLMVFVHLYLGNVLALLLFVHYSNGDESSDPGPQRRAQGPGSAPTLAPLTRLEGIKVGHERKIRLVDDRDHLIRTLSLKPLLFEIPGFLSDEECRLIIHLAQMKGLQRSQILPTEEYEEAMGTMQISQLDLFQLLDQNHDGRLQLREVLAQTRLGNGRWMTPENIQEMYSAIKADPDGDGVLSLQEFSDMDLRDFHKYMRSHKAESSELVRNSHHTWLYQGEGAHHVMRAIRQRVLRLTQLSPEIVELSEPLQVVRYGEGGHYHAHVDSGPVYPETICSHTKLVANESVPFETSCRQVPPTWELPSTPRPGTPMAQVQPCPEAMPFYLGPGELWAILVSPWECPQLGTCSTAPLPYSYMTVLFYLNNVTGGGETVFPVADNRTYDEMSLIQDDVDLRDTRRHCDKGNLRVKPRQGTAVFWYNYLPDGQGWVGDVDDYSLHGGCLVTRGTKWIANNWINVDPSRARQALFQQEMARLAREGGSDSQPEWALDRAYGDARVEL; encoded by the exons atggcggcggcggcggcggcggcggcggcaggcccGCGGCCTGAAGCCGTGAGACCGCGGTGGGTGCCGCCCGAACACGACCCAGCGCgggcagcagcagggctgggcgACTGCGAGGACGTACCGGTCCGGCCGCTGTGCAAGCCCCGCGGCATCTGCTCGCGCGCTTACTTCCTGGTGCTGATGGTGTTCGTGCACCTGTACCTGGGCAACGTGCTGGCCCTGCTGCTCTTCGTACACTACAGCAACGGCGACGAGAGCAGCGACCCCGGGCCTCAGCGCCGCGCCCAGGGCCCTGGGTCCGCGCCAACCTTGGCGCCCCTCACCCGGCTCGAAGGCATCAAG GTGGGGCACGAGCGCAAGATCCGGCTGGTCGACGACAGGGATCACTTAATCCGAACCCTCAGCCTCAAGCCGCTGCTGTTTG AAATCCCTGGCTTCCTGAGTGATGAGGAGTGTCGGCTCATCATCCACCTGGCACAGATGAAGGGGTTACAGCGCAGCCAGATCCTGCCCACCGAAGAGTACGAAGAGGCAATGGGCACAATGCAAATCAGCCAGCTGGACCTCTTCCAGCTGCTGGACCAGAACCACGATGGTCGCCTGCAGCTCCGTGAG GTCCTGGCCCAGACTCGCCTGGGAAATGGACGGTGGATGACTCCAGAGAACATTCAGGAGATGTACTCTGCGATCAAGGCTGACCCTGATGGTGATG GAGTGCTGAGCCTGCAGGAGTTCTCCGACATGGACCTTCGAGACTTTCACAAGTACATGAGGAGCCATAAGGCAGAGTCCAGCGAGCTGGTGCGGAACAGCCACCACACGTGGCTCTACCAGGGTGAAGGTGCCCACCACGTCATGCGCGCCATCCGCCAGAG GGTGCTGCGTCTCACCCAACTCTCACCTGAGATCGTGGAGCTCAGCGAGCCACTGCAGGTCGTGCGGTATGGTGAGGGAGGCCACTACCATGCCCACGTGGACAGCGGGCCTGTGTACCCAGAGACCATCTGCTCCCATACCAAGCTGGTGGCCAATGAGTCTGTACCCTTCGAGACCTCTTGCCGGCAAGTACCTCCCACCTGGGAGCTGCCTTCAACTCCCAGACCAGGCACCCCCATGGCACAAGTCCAGCCCTGCCCTGAGGCTATGCCCTTTTATCTGGGGCCAGGAGAGCTCTGGGCCATCCTG GTAAGCCCTTGGGAGTGTCCACAGCTGGGGACCTGCTCAACAGCCCCCCTGCCTTACAGCTACATGACAGTGCTGTTTTATTTGAACAACGTCACCGGTGGGGGCGAGACTGTCTTCCCTGTAGCAGACAACAGGACCTATGATGAAATG AGTCTGATTCAGGATGACGTTGACCTCCGTGACACTCGGAGGCACTGTGACAAGGGGAACCTGCGTGTCAAGCCCCGCCAGGGCACAGCAGTCTTCTGGTACAACTACCTGCCTGATGGGCAAG GTTGGGTGGGCGACGTGGACGACTACTCACTGCACGGGGGCTGCCTGGTCACGCGCGGCACTAAGTGGATAGCCAACAATTGGATCAACGTGGACCCCAGCCGGGCACGGCAGGCATTATTCCAGCAGGAGATGGCGCGCCTGGCCCGCGAAGGTGGCTCCGATTCGCAGCCGGAGTGGGCCCTGGACCGGGCCTACGGCGATGCGCGCGTGGAGCTCTGA
- the P4HTM gene encoding transmembrane prolyl 4-hydroxylase isoform X2 encodes MAAAAAAAAAGPRPEAVRPRWVPPEHDPARAAAGLGDCEDVPVRPLCKPRGICSRAYFLVLMVFVHLYLGNVLALLLFVHYSNGDESSDPGPQRRAQGPGSAPTLAPLTRLEGIKVGHERKIRLVDDRDHLIRTLSLKPLLFEIPGFLSDEECRLIIHLAQMKGLQRSQILPTEEYEEAMGTMQISQLDLFQLLDQNHDGRLQLREVLAQTRLGNGRWMTPENIQEMYSAIKADPDGDGVLSLQEFSDMDLRDFHKYMRSHKAESSELVRNSHHTWLYQGEGAHHVMRAIRQRVLRLTQLSPEIVELSEPLQVVRYGEGGHYHAHVDSGPVYPETICSHTKLVANESVPFETSCRYMTVLFYLNNVTGGGETVFPVADNRTYDEMSLIQDDVDLRDTRRHCDKGNLRVKPRQGTAVFWYNYLPDGQGWVGDVDDYSLHGGCLVTRGTKWIANNWINVDPSRARQALFQQEMARLAREGGSDSQPEWALDRAYGDARVEL; translated from the exons atggcggcggcggcggcggcggcggcggcaggcccGCGGCCTGAAGCCGTGAGACCGCGGTGGGTGCCGCCCGAACACGACCCAGCGCgggcagcagcagggctgggcgACTGCGAGGACGTACCGGTCCGGCCGCTGTGCAAGCCCCGCGGCATCTGCTCGCGCGCTTACTTCCTGGTGCTGATGGTGTTCGTGCACCTGTACCTGGGCAACGTGCTGGCCCTGCTGCTCTTCGTACACTACAGCAACGGCGACGAGAGCAGCGACCCCGGGCCTCAGCGCCGCGCCCAGGGCCCTGGGTCCGCGCCAACCTTGGCGCCCCTCACCCGGCTCGAAGGCATCAAG GTGGGGCACGAGCGCAAGATCCGGCTGGTCGACGACAGGGATCACTTAATCCGAACCCTCAGCCTCAAGCCGCTGCTGTTTG AAATCCCTGGCTTCCTGAGTGATGAGGAGTGTCGGCTCATCATCCACCTGGCACAGATGAAGGGGTTACAGCGCAGCCAGATCCTGCCCACCGAAGAGTACGAAGAGGCAATGGGCACAATGCAAATCAGCCAGCTGGACCTCTTCCAGCTGCTGGACCAGAACCACGATGGTCGCCTGCAGCTCCGTGAG GTCCTGGCCCAGACTCGCCTGGGAAATGGACGGTGGATGACTCCAGAGAACATTCAGGAGATGTACTCTGCGATCAAGGCTGACCCTGATGGTGATG GAGTGCTGAGCCTGCAGGAGTTCTCCGACATGGACCTTCGAGACTTTCACAAGTACATGAGGAGCCATAAGGCAGAGTCCAGCGAGCTGGTGCGGAACAGCCACCACACGTGGCTCTACCAGGGTGAAGGTGCCCACCACGTCATGCGCGCCATCCGCCAGAG GGTGCTGCGTCTCACCCAACTCTCACCTGAGATCGTGGAGCTCAGCGAGCCACTGCAGGTCGTGCGGTATGGTGAGGGAGGCCACTACCATGCCCACGTGGACAGCGGGCCTGTGTACCCAGAGACCATCTGCTCCCATACCAAGCTGGTGGCCAATGAGTCTGTACCCTTCGAGACCTCTTGCCG CTACATGACAGTGCTGTTTTATTTGAACAACGTCACCGGTGGGGGCGAGACTGTCTTCCCTGTAGCAGACAACAGGACCTATGATGAAATG AGTCTGATTCAGGATGACGTTGACCTCCGTGACACTCGGAGGCACTGTGACAAGGGGAACCTGCGTGTCAAGCCCCGCCAGGGCACAGCAGTCTTCTGGTACAACTACCTGCCTGATGGGCAAG GTTGGGTGGGCGACGTGGACGACTACTCACTGCACGGGGGCTGCCTGGTCACGCGCGGCACTAAGTGGATAGCCAACAATTGGATCAACGTGGACCCCAGCCGGGCACGGCAGGCATTATTCCAGCAGGAGATGGCGCGCCTGGCCCGCGAAGGTGGCTCCGATTCGCAGCCGGAGTGGGCCCTGGACCGGGCCTACGGCGATGCGCGCGTGGAGCTCTGA
- the LOC141573782 gene encoding secreted frizzled-related protein 5-like — translation MDRGPWLLVALVVLWGDGREGVPWGPTRCMPIPQAMALCHDIGYTEMQLPNLLDHDTTAEAIQQSASWLPLLARECHPDARLFLCSLFAPVCLDRVIYPCRSLCEAVRASCAPVMACYGYPWPAILHCGRFPTGHGLCVAAVSNGSRPSRPLPRASCRDCELQDTRSSKEVLDTLCASNFAVKVRLSRRNGSSSGPSDCDLDSRLEVLKAGPLSPGELAPTLRRWLQLDATCVHNLLRGRHAGTYVLCGEVQGHRLLVTTAYAWSQGHRNLQLAVRRWRHHQCPE, via the exons ATGGATCGAGGACCGTGGCTGCTGGTGGCACTGGTGGTGCTATGGGGTGACGGCAGGGAAGGGGTTCCCTGGGGCCCCACGCGGTGCATGCCCATTCCCCAGGCCATGGCACTGTGCCACGACATTGGCTACACAGAGATGCAGCTACCCAACTTGCTGGACCATGACACTACAGCTGAGGCCATCCAGCAGTCAGCCAGCTGGTTGCCCCTGCTGGCCAGGGAGTGCCACCCTGATGCCCGCCTCTTCCTGTGCTCCCTCTTTGCCCCCGTGTGCCTCGACAG GGTCATCTACCCGTGCCGCAGCCTGTGCGAGGCTGTGCGGGCCAGCTGTGCACCCGTCATGGCCTGCTACGGCTACCCCTGGCCAGCCATCCTGCACTGCGGACGCTTCCccacaggccatggcctctgcgtGGCTGCCGTCTCCAATGGCTCCCGCCCGAGCCGCCCAC TGCCACGTGCCAGCTGCAGGGACTGTGAGTTGCAGGACACCCGCTCGTCCAAGGAGGTTCTGGACACGCTCTGCGCTAGCAACTTTG CAGTGAAAGTTAGGCTCTCCCGGCGCAATGGGTCGTCCTCCGGACCCTCAGACTGCGACCTGGACTCACGGCTAGAGGTTCTGAAGGCGGGCCCACTGTCTCCTGGGGAGCTGGCGCCCACTCTGCGACGCTGGCTGCAGCTGGATGCCACGTGCGTGCACAACCTCCTGCGTGGAAGGCATGCTGGGACCTACGTGCTGTGTGGGGAGGTACAGGGTCACCGTCTGCTGGTAACCACGGCCTATGCTTGGAGCCAGGGCCACCGAAATCTGCAGTTGGCTGTGCGCAGGTGGCGCCATCACCAGTGCCCAGAATAG